A genome region from Camelina sativa cultivar DH55 chromosome 10, Cs, whole genome shotgun sequence includes the following:
- the LOC104717788 gene encoding conserved oligomeric Golgi complex subunit 2-like yields the protein MSDLVATSSSSPSPAPRSATDFFSDPYDSHPLWFKPSLFLSPGFDSESYISELRTFVPFDTLRSELRSHLASLNRELVDLINRDYADFVNLSTKLVDIDAAVVRMRAPLLELREKITAFRGSVEAALFALRNGLQQRSDAGAAREVLELLLDTFHVVSKVEKLIKVLPSTPSDWQSEDASSMGRISMSDENSTQQDGTTMRETQSMLLERIASEMNRLKFYMAHAQNLPFIENMEKRIQSASVLLDASLGHCFIDGLNNRDISVLYNCLRAYAAIDNTNNAEEFFRTTVVAPFVHKIITHETSTDAAGTSGDELENDYKQIKHFIARDCKMLLEISSTDKSGLHVFNFLANSILKEVLSAIQKVKPGAFSPGRPTEFLKNYKASLDFLAYLEGYCPSRSAVTKFRAEAIYIEFMKQWNVGVYFSLRFQEIAGALDSALTSPSLVFIQDSDKQSLLNLILRQSGTLLECLRSCWKEDVLVFSAADKFLRLTLQLLSRYSMWVSSALNTRKSNANPTPGCGWAVSATAEDFVYVIHDVNCLVSEVCGDYIGHISQYLSSCSTEVLDVVRMSIEQGGASLEKVLPLVTKTIIDVIVDKSVEDLRQLKGITATYRMTNKPLPVRHSPYVVGLLRPVKVFLEGDKARQYLTEKIREELLHGTVTEITRRYYELAAELVSVARKTESSLQKLRQNAQRRAGAASGVSDQNVSETDKMCMQLFLDIQEYGRNISALGLKPADIPAYCSFWQCVAPADRQNTISV from the exons ATGTCAGATCTGGTCGCGACGTCGTCGTCGTCGCCGTCGCCAGCACCGAGATCCGCCACAGACTTCTTTTCGGATCCTTACGACTCCCATCCTCTTTGGTTCAAGCCTTCCCTGTTCCTTTCCCCTGGCTTCGACTCCGAGTCCTACATCTCAGAGCTCCGTACATTCGTTCCCTTTGACACTCTCCGATCCGAGCTCCGGTCCCATCTTGCATCCCTTAACCGTGAACTTGTTGATCTCATCAACCGAGACTACGCCGATTTCGTCAATTTAAGCACTAAGCTCGTCGACATCGATGCGGCTGTTGTCCGTATGCGCGCTCCGCTTCTTGAGCTCCGTGAGAAGATCACTGCATTTCGTGGATCTGTTGAGGCCGCGCTTTTCGCACTAAGGAATGGATTGCAGCAACGCTCTGATGCTGGTGCTGCTAGGGAGGTCCTCGAGTTGTTGCTCGACACATTTCATGTGGTATCCAAG GTTGAAAAGCTTATTAAAGTTCTACCAAGTACTCCTTCTGACTGGCAAAGCGAGGATGCGAGTTCCATGGGAAGGATTTCTATGAGTGATGAGAATTCTACGCAGCAAGATGGCACAACCATGAGAGAAACCCAGAGCATGCTTCTCGAAAGAATAGCTAGTGAAATGAATCGGCTCAAGTTCTATATGGCTCATGCACAG AACCTGCCTTTCATTGAGAACATGGAGAAGAGGATTCAGAGCGCTAGTGTGTTATTGGATGCTAGCCTGGGTCATTGCTTCATTGATGGGCTAAACAACAGAGATATAAGTGTCCTTTACAACTGCTTGCGTGCATACGCTGCCATTGATAACACCAACAATGCAGAAGAATTTTTTCGTACAACTGTTGTGGCTCCATTTgttcataaaattattacaCATGAAACATCAACGGATGCTGCTGGAACATCCGGAGATGAACTTGAAAACGATTACAAACAGATCAAGCATTTTATTGCGAGGGACTGTAAAATGCTGCTAGAAATATCATCAACGG ACAAATCAGGTTTACACGTCTTCAACTTCTTGGCAAATTCAATCCTGAAAGAAGTTCTTTCGGCAATCCAGAAAGTCAAACCAGGAGCATTTTCTCCTGGAAGGCCTACAGAATTCTTGAAGAATTACAAGGCAAGCTTGGACTTCCTGGCATATCTTGAAG GTTATTGTCCGTCAAGGTCTGCTGTAACTAAGTTTCGAGCTGAAGCTATATACATCGAATTCATGAAGCAATGGAATGTTGGAGTATATTTTTCACTGAG GTTCCAGGAGATAGCTGGAGCCTTGGATTCTGCTCTTACTTCTCCATCTCTGGTTTTCATTCAGGATTCAGATAAACAGAGTTTGCTCAACTTAATTCTCAGACAGAGTGGTACTCTCTTGGAGTGCTTGCGGTCATGCTGGAAAGAAGATGTTCTCGTTTTCTCTGCTGCTGATAAATTTCTTCGCTTGACCTTGCAGCTTCTTTCGAG ATATAGCATGTGGGTGTCATCTGCGCTGAATACTAGAAAGAGTAATGCCAACCCGACTCCTGGATGTGGATGGGCAGTTTCAGCCACTGCAGAAGATTTTGTATAT GTTATACATGATGTAAATTGTCTAGTCTCAGAAGTTTGTGGCGATTACATTGGACATATATCACAGTATTTATCTTCATGCTCCACTGAAGTTCTTGATGTAGTGAGGATGAGCATAGAACAGGGTGGGGCATCATTAGAGAAAGTCCTACCTTTAGTTACCAAGACAATAATTGACGTCATTGTTGATAAATCTGTTGAG GACCTAAGGCAGCTCAAGGGAATAACCGCTACATATAGGATGACTAATAAGCCACTCCCTGTTAGGCACTCACCATACGTCGTCGGGCTATTGCGTCCTGTAAAG gtttttttgGAGGGAGATAAGGCTAGACAATActtgaccgaaaaaataagGGAGGAGTTACTGCATGGTACTGTCACTGAAATTACCAGGCGGTATTATGAATTAGCTGCTGAACTTGTTAGCGTG gcaagaaaaacagagtcaTCGCTTCAGAAATTACGTCAAAATGCACAGAGACGAGCAGGTGCAGCATCAGGtgtttctgatcaaaatgtATCTGAAACAGACAAGATGTGTATGCAGTTGTTCCTTGATATTCAG GAGTATGGCCGAAACATTTCTGCACTGGGGTTGAAACCGGCAGATATCCCGGCTTATTGTTCCTTTTGGCAATGCGTTGCACCAGCGGATAGGCAAAACACGATAAGTGTCTGA
- the LOC104720133 gene encoding uncharacterized protein LOC104720133 encodes MVSPKRSESISGKRPPSSSSGDKPPVPKRQKVSDGDGASAAKETDTLNPAAGSGKCNIPTSGDAKIEVSAAASPPSVAKVATPKLQEKPNTITFRGWIYEHGSYNSPWCRFLAESQQYPSLNICDSTFTLGSSRPCSFELHDGELSSFLCRVTRIQRKGNVVGILEATGSRGPVWINRKPVVKNDCHVLNSGDEVAFGLLKSYAFIFQQMSKVTAKVTAKAGSVQVPAGKFLDLERKARDPTGNSIITTLATLQQDSSHRKSSRKSHQEPGKPATSVDSVEGILSVDNKSNKAADSGAVSSHNQDSNMEILEEENEVIRSPQQATTSGNGLRSAIIREGIQAGIFGGESLEVSFKKFPYYLSENTKSILIASSYVHLKKKEYAKYTSNMTTLNPRILLSGPTGSEIYQEMLAKALANHFEAKLLIFDSHPILVALAASRKLCNLPTQSLEVIDRRKNSDFSASASSSSPSPATSSGPDSQTKLEPETSFRTPVNHTLKKGDRVEFIGSEVYPEPSTLGLRGPPPGFKGKVILVFDENPLAKVGVRFDEPIPDGVDVGLLCELGYGFFCKATDLQFESSGSEDLDNLLVDTLFEVVHAESRTCPFILFLKDAEKSVVGNYDLYCAFKRRLAYLPENIIVISSQTHSDNLKEKSHPCSEVGPSFTKFSSSQTAFLDLPLPDIGRLHTREEEVPENTKRLTELFGNKVTIQIPQDEEELTSWKYQLDRDAEILKMKANFNHLRMVLGRCGLECEGIETLCMKDLALQSDSAEKIIGWALSDHLRRNPDTDPDARVIVSRDSIEFAIGLLQAVLNGSTSSKKSLKDIVTDNGFEKRLISEVIQPSDIDVTFDDIGALEKVKDTLKELVMLPLQRPELFSRGQLTKPCKGILLFGPPGTGKTMLAKAVAKEAGANFINLSMSSITSKWFGEVEKYVKAVFSLASKISPSVIFVDEVDSMLGRRETPGEHEAMRKMKNEFMIHWDGLKTKEMERVLVLAATNRPYDLDEAVIRRLPRRLMLGLPDAPNRANILKVILAKEDLSPDLDIDGVARMTNGYSGSDLKNLCVTAAHRPIKE; translated from the exons ATGGTGTCACCGAAACGGAGTGAATCTATCTCCGGCAAGAgacctccatcttcttcttccggagATAAACCTCCTGTACCCAAACGCCAAAAGGTTTCTGATGGCGACGGCGCTTCGGCGGCTAAAGAaactgatactctgaatcctgCGGCGGGTTCTGGTAAATGCAACATTCCAACCTCCGGAGACGCCAAGATTGAGGTCTCTGCAGCTGCGTCACCACCATCTGTTGCGAAAG TCGCAACACCGAAGTTGCAAGAGAAACCAAATACGATTACTTTTCGAGGATGGATATATGAACACGGTAGCTATAACAGCCCCTGGTGTCGATTTCTAGCAGAGTCTCAACAG TATCCAAGCCTTAACATTTGTGATTCAACCTTCACTCTTGGTTCTAGTAGACCATGCAGCTTCGAATTACATGACGGCGAACTCAGTTCCTTCTTGTGCAGAGTCACAAGAATTcag CGCAAAGGCAATGTTGTAGGGATTCTAGAGGCCACAGGAAGCAGGGGACCTGTGTGGATAAACAGAAAGCCTGTCGTGAAGAATGATTGCCATGTGCTAAACTCTGGTGACGAAGTGGCTTTTGGTCTTCTCAAGAGCTATGCTTTT ATATTTCAGCAAATGTCTAAAGTTACAGCAAAAGTTACTGCAAAAGCTGGTTCAGTACAGGTCCCTGCAGGAAAGTTTCTAGATTTAGAGAGAAAGGCAAGAGATCCAACAGGCAATTCCATTATCACAACTTTAGCAACCTTACAGCAGGACTCATCTCATCGAAAATCATCCCGTAAGAGCCACCAAGAGCCAGGGAAGCCTGCTACTTCTGTTGACAGCGTGGAAGGAATTTTATCTGTTGACAATAAAAGTAATAAAGCTGCAGATAGTGGAGCAGTCAGCAGCCACAATCAAGATTCCAATATGGAG ATATTAGAAGAGGAAAACGAAGTGATAAGAAGTCCACAACAAGCTACAACATCAGGCAATGGTCTGCGATCTGCAATAATCAGAGAAGGCATTCAAGCTGGAATTTTCGGAGGCGAAAGCTTGGAAGTTTCATTCAAAAAATTTCCCTATTATTTGAG TGAAAATACAAAGAGTATCTTAATAGCTTCTTCATATGTACATctcaagaaaaaagaatatgCCAAATATACCTCCAACATGACCACTTTGAACCCAAGGATATTACTTTCTGGTCCCACAG GGTCTGAAATATACCAAGAAATGTTAGCTAAAGCGCTTGCCAATCACTTCGAGGCGAAATTGCTAATATTTGACAGTCATCCAATTCTGGTG GCTTTGGCTGCTTCTAGAAAGTTATGTAACCTTCCCACTCAGAGTCTTGAGGTCATTGATCGAAGGAAAAACTCGGATTTTTCAGCCAGTGCTTCTAGTTCTAGCCCTTCTCCTGCTACTTCTTCTGGTCCTGACTCCCAGACAAAGTTGGAGCCGGAGACTTCATTCAGAACTCCAGTGAATCACACTTTGAAGAAAG GTGACAGGGTAGAATTCATTGGTAGTGAGGTTTATCCGGAGCCGTCTACCTTAGGCTTAAG GGGACCTCCTCCTGGGTTTAAAGGGAAAGTAATTTTAGTATTTGATGAGAATCCTTTAGCTAAAGTGGGTGTTAGATTTGATGAGCCAATACCTGATGGAGTTGATGTTGGTCTATTGTGTGAACTGGGATATGGGTTCTTCTGCAAAG CTACTGATCTTCAGTTCGAAAGCTCGGGTTCTGAGGATCTAGATAACTTACTTGTTGACACATTGTTTGAG GTTGTCCATGCTGAGAGCAGAACTTGTCCGtttattctatttttgaaagatgCTGAGAAATCTGTTGTTGGAAATTACGATTTGTACTGTGCGTTCAAAAGAAGACTTGCATATCTCCCAGAAAACATAATTGTGATCAGTTCACAGACACATTCTGATAATCTCAAGGAGAAG TCTCATCCATGTAGTGAAGTAGGTCCATCTTTCACTAAGTTCAGCAGCAGCCAAACTGCTTTCCTTGACTTACCTTTACCA GATATTGGACGACTACATACACGAGAGGAGGAAGTTCCAGAGAATACAAAACGTCTAACGGAGCTCTTTGGGAATAAAGTTACTATTCAAATCCCACAG GATGAGGAAGAACTTACATCCTGGAAGTATCAGTTGGATCGTGATGCTGAGATTTTGAAAATGAAGGCTAATTTCAATCACTTGCGCATG GTGTTGGGACGATGTGGTCTGGAATGTGAAGGAATTGAGACGCTGTGCATGAAGGATCTAGCACTTCAAAGCGACA GTGCAGAAAAGATCATTGGATGGGCTCTTAGCGACCATCTAAGGCGTAATCCTGATACTGATCCAGATGCTAGGGTTATTGTGTCTCGTGATAG CATAGAATTTGCAATAGGACTCTTGCAGGCTGTGCTAAATGGTTCTACGAGCTCAAAGAAGTCTCTCAAG GACATTGTGACAGATAATGGGTTTGAGAAGCGGCTTATAAGTGAAGTTATTCAGCCCAGTGACATTGATGTTACATTTGATGACATTGGGGCACTTGAGAAAGTCAAAGATACCTTAAAGGAACTGGTTATGCTTCCTTTACAACGGCCTGAACTTTTTTCCAGGGGACAATTAACAAAG CCATGTAAAGGAATTCTCTTATTTGGACCTCCTGGAACTGGAAAGACCATGCTTGCAAAAGCAGTGGCAAAGGAAGCTGGTGCGAACTTCATCAACCTCTCAATGTCAAGCATCACATCTAAG TGGTTTGGTGAGGTTGAGAAGTATGTCAAAGCTGTCTTTTCGTTGGCCAGTAAAATTTCACCTAGCGTTATATTTGTGGACGAG GTGGACAGCATGCTAGGCCGAAGAGAAACCCCGGGGGAACATGAAGCCATGCGGAAGATGAAAAATGAGTTCATGATACACTGGGACGGTCTAAAGACAAAGGAAATGGAACGTGTTCTGGTTCTTGCAGCCACAAACCGGCCTTATGACCTTGATGAGGCTGTCATTAGACGGTTGCCCCGTAG GTTGATGTTAGGACTACCAGATGCTCCAAATAGAGCAAATATATTAAAGGTTATACTTGCAAAAGAAGACTTGTCCCCTGATTTGGATATTGATGGGGTTGCTAGGATGACTAATGGATATTCTGGAAGCGACCTTAAG AATCTATGTGTTACTGCTGCCCACCGTCCAATCAAGGAG